The proteins below are encoded in one region of Poecile atricapillus isolate bPoeAtr1 chromosome 33, bPoeAtr1.hap1, whole genome shotgun sequence:
- the LOC131590264 gene encoding claw keratin-like, protein MSCSSLCAPCGLASTCPLADTCNEPCVRQCPDTTVVIQPPVSVVTFPGPILSSFPQHSSVGSAGAPYVGGGSGGSYGGRGGYGGYGGHGGYGGYGSYGGGYGGCGGYGGGYGGGYGGYGGCGGYGRGSRSYGGVPWNEADWDVKLPASPPSSPKMTFCYQRQCEDSCYSPCSYGTVFSSRSYDCGSPCGYQGYYGRLCGYRDCCPSFSPRYCSPYSSRYYQRYSYGSCYPCYQC, encoded by the exons atgtcctgctccagcctgtgTGCCCCTTGCGGCTTGGCCTCCACTTGCCCTCTGGCTGACACCTGCAACGAGCCCTGCGTGAGGCAGTGCCCCGACACCACGGTGGTCATCCAGCCCCCGGTCTCGGTGGTCACCTTCCCCGGgcccatcctcagctccttccctcagcacagctccGTGGGCTCGGCAGGAGCTCCCTACGTCGGAGGCGGCTCTGGTGGCTCCTATGGGGGCCGTGGGGGCTATGGGGGCTATGGAGGCCACGGGGGCTATGGAGGCTACGGTAGCTATGGTGGGGGCtatgggggctgtgggggctaTGGTGGGGGCTATGGTGGTGGCTATGGGGGTtatgggggctgtgggggctaTGGCCGCGGTTCCAGGTCCTATGGAGGAG tccCATGGAACGAAGCTGACTGGGATGTGAAA cttccaGCCTCGCCTCCCTCCAGCCCCAAGATGACTTTCTGCTACCAGCGGCAGTGTGAGGATTCCTGCTACTCCCCCTGCAGCTACGGCACCGTGTTCAGCTCCCGCAGCTACGACTGCGGCAGCCCCTGCGGCTACCAGGGCTACTACGGGAGGCTGTGTGGCTACCGCGACTGCTGCCCCTCCTTCAGCCCCCGCTACTGCTCGCCCTACTCCTCCCGCTACTACCAGAGATACTCCTACGGCAGCTGCTACCCCTGCTACCAGTGCTGA
- the LOC131590448 gene encoding keratin-associated protein 19-2-like, which yields MTFLQGQCDDDCYSSCNYGSHYGYRGYDCGSPCGYRGYGSLYGSRGLYGFGDRYGYGSLYGYRGIFGSGDCYGSGGLYGGYRGFYGSGDCYGYPGFYSSRYGFPFGSRYGQRFGYGGCYSL from the coding sequence ATGACTTTCCTCCAAGGCCAGTGCGACGACGACTGCTACTCCTCCTGCAACTACGGGAGCCACTACGGCTACCGGGGCTACGACTGCGGTAGCCCCTGTGGCTACCGGGGCTACGGGAGCCTCTACGGCTCCCGCGGCCTCTACGGCTTCGGGGACCGCTACGGCTACGGCAGCTTGTACGGCTACCGGGGCATCTTCGGCTCCGGGGACTGCTACGGCTCCGGGGGGCTCTATGGGGGCTATCGGGGTTTCTACGGCTCTGGGGACTGCTATGGATACCCCGGGTTTTACTCCAGCCGCTACGGGTTCCCCTTCGGCTCCCGCTACGGCCAAAGGTTCGGCTACGGGGGCTGCTACAGCTTGTAA